One region of Citrus sinensis cultivar Valencia sweet orange chromosome 6, DVS_A1.0, whole genome shotgun sequence genomic DNA includes:
- the LOC127902984 gene encoding uncharacterized protein LOC127902984 has translation MSKGKEKVVEVGDDELGFLPSLSADFAFDPGIPLEPIRSSVGTSARRMSPQTTSSSDSSDEEGSSGSENTLSEGQGDDSGEASPSGASRPEERGTVGGRALSRDYAIDYMSCTTTFDELNDLRLRYSIPGEIPLKIPGKKDTPSRPPRGYVTLYLESFKYGLRCPLQPYFARILNGLNLAPGQLNPNGWRVLSVSWGVHFPLRPGLLKRVEAVLANSCSSRELLSTYNFLESRLILPGHKMEDAVIGALTRKRSRPPTTDRDQDKDAPAAKRKNIVQQVPPLQALPPASAKVGESSRAATDPASSSPPVVPRSRLPDSRPEHLVPYLNELSKLVSKKDLEGFDGCTLGELVGAMQYSAFHLSCMATYYKAKVGRYDRKMKEDIQSATTRADVAEKKAGELNVENLKLIEQESLAQAKAITLEEELTKVKEDLQGQRAMYEAQLESLRDSHRAHMDDLAAGVAQHMDEEAAKEDAEGLEPIVIEEGNSPPRAVPADVGEASTPPDATGDTPPVPEEVQPTDAARLTDPPSF, from the exons ATGTCGAAGGGTAAGGAGAAGGTCGTTGAGGTTGGTGACGACGAACTAGGTTTTTTGCCTAGTCTGTCCGctgattttgcttttgatcCCGGGATCCCCTTAGAGCCCATTAGGTCTAGTGTTGGTACTAGCGCTAGGAGGATGTCTCCCCAAACAACCTCCTCGAGCGACAGTAGCGATGAAGAAGGATCTTCTGGATCGGAGAACACCTTGAGTGAGGGTCAAGGGGATGATTCTGGTGAGGCGTCCCCATCAGGAGCATCACGACCAGAAGAACGGGGTACAGTAGGAGGTAGAGCCTTGTCGCGTGATTATGCCATTGATTACATGTCGTGTACGACCACGTTTGACGAGCTCAATGACCTCCGACTTAGGTATAGTATTCCTGGTGAGATACCTCTTAAGATCCCAGGAAAGAAGGATACACCTAGCCGGCCTCCCAGGGGATACGTTACCCTGTATCTGGAGAGCTTTAAGTATGGGCTGAGGTGTCCCTTGCAGCCTTACTTTGCCCGGATACTTAACGGGCTAAATCTGGCTCCTGGTCAGCTGAACCCCAACGGGTGGAGAGTgctctctg TTTCCTGGGGTGTTCACTTCCCGCTCCGACCTGGTCTGCTTAAACGGGTCGAGGCTGTATTGGCCAATTCCTGCTCGAGCCGAGAACTGCTATCTACATACAACTTCCTCGAGTCTCGGTTGATACTTCCTGGCCATAAGATGGAGGACGCAGTGATTGGAGCTCTGACCAGGAAACGCTCTCGGCCTCCAACAACCGATAGGGACCAGGACAAAGATGCTCCCGCTGCGAAGCGAAAGAACATCGTGCAGCAGGTTCCTCCCTTGCAGGCTCTCCCTCCTGCCTCTGCTAAAGTCGGGGAATCCAGTAGAGCAGCCACTGATCCTGCTTCCTCTTCTCCACCTGTTGTGCCTCGGTCTCGCTTACCCGACAGCCGACCAGAACACTTGGTTCCCTATCTCAATGAGTTGTCTAAACTCGTGAGCAAGAAGGACCTGGAGGGCTTTGACGGTTGTACCCTGGGCGAGCTGGTGGGAGCCATGCAGTACAGTGCTTTCCATCTCAGCTGCATGGCCACCTACTATAAGGCCAAGGTTGGCCGTTACGacaggaagatgaaggaggacaTTCAATCGGCGACGACCAGAGCTGACGTTGCCGAGAAAAAGGCGGGGGAGCTAAACGTTGAGAACCTCAAGCTGATAGAGCAAGAGTCccttgctcaagcaaaagccattacCCTCGAGGAGGAGCTGACCAAGGTTAAGGAGGATCTCCAAGGGCAGAGGGCTATGTATgaggctcagctcgaatctctCCGCGATTCCCACCGAGCTCAT atggatgaccttgcagctggtgtTGCTCAACATATGGACGAGGAGGCGGCCAAGGAAGATGCCGAGGGGTTAGAGCCGATCGTGATTGAGGAGGGTaactctcctcctcgtgcaGTCCCTGCTGATGTTGGCGAGGCGAGCACCCCCCCGGACGCAACTGGTGATACCCCCCCCGTACCCGAGGAGGTCCAGCCAACCGATGCTGCTCGGCTTACTGATCCACCatctttttga
- the LOC127902986 gene encoding uncharacterized protein LOC127902986, producing MSKGKEKVIEVDDDELDFLPSLLTDPAFDPEVPLEPVRSSVRTSARSMSPQTTSTSGSNGEDGSSDSEDTLSEGRGDDSGEASPSGAPRPEGRSTIGGRALSRDYAIDYMTCTTTFDELEDLRLRYSIPGEIPLKVPGKKDAPSRPPRGYVTLYLDSFKYGLRCPLQPYFARILNGLNLAPGQLNPNGWRVLSVSWGVHFPLRPGQLKRVETVLVNSCSSRELISTYNLLESRLILPGHRMEDAVIGALTRKRSRPPTTKRDESKDAPTAKRANIVQQAPPLKILPPAPVEVGEASGVATDPATSSPPVGPRPRLPDSRAEHLVPYLNELTKSVSKRDLEAFDGRTLGWPLRPEDEGGYPIGDEQS from the exons ATGTCGAAAGGCAAAGAGAAGGTCATTGAGGTTGATGACGACGAGTTGGACTTCCTGCCTAGTCTGCTCACCGATCCCGCCTTTGACCCCGAGGTCCCCTTAGAGCCTGTTAGGTCTAGTGTCAGGACTAGTGCTAGGAGCATGTCTCCCCAAACGACCTCTACGAGCGGGAGTAATGGTGAGGATGGATCTTCTGACTCCGAGGATACTTTGAGTGAGGGTCGAGGAGATGATTCTGGTGAGGCGTCCCCATCGGGAGCGCCGCGACCAGAGGGGAGGAGTACAATAGGAGGTAGAGCCCTATCGCGGGATTATGCTATTGATTACATGACGTGCACGACCACGTTTGATGAGCTCGAGGACCTCCGGCTGAGGTATAGCATTCCTGGCGAGATACCTCTCAAGGTCCCGGGAAAGAAGGATGCTCCCAGCCGGCCTCCTAGGGGATATGTTACCCTGTATCTGGACAGCTTTAAGTACGGGCTGAGGTGTCCCTTGCAACCTTACTTTGCCCGGATACTTAACGGGCTAAATCTAGCTCCTGGTCAGCTGAATCCCAATGGGTGGAGAGTgctctctg TTTCTTGGGGCGTTCATTTCCCACTCCGGCCCGGCCAGCTCAAACGGGTTGAAACTGTGCTAGTCAATTCCTGCTCGAGCCGGGAACTGATATCCACATACAACTTGCTCGAGTCTCGCTTGATACTTCCTGGCCATAGGATGGAGGACGCTGTGATTGGGGCTCTGACCCGAAAACGTTCTCGACCCCCGACCACGAAGAGGGACGAGAGTAAGGATGCCCCTACCGCGAAGCGGGCCAACATCGTGCAGCAGGCCCCACCCTTGAAGATTTTACCTCCGGCTCCTGTAGAAGTCGGGGAAGCTAGTGGAGTAGCCACAGATCCTGCTACCTCTTCTCCTCCTGTCGGGCCTCGACCTCGCTTACCGGACAGCCGAGCAGAACATCTGGTCCCTTACCTCAATGAGCTAACTAAATCCGTGAGCAAGAGGGACCTGGAGGCCTTTGACGGCCGCACTTTGG GTTGGCCGCTACGAccggaagatgaaggaggatATCCAATCGGCGACGAACAGAGCTGA
- the LOC107177289 gene encoding probable LRR receptor-like serine/threonine-protein kinase At3g47570 — MSTRSLYFPSMFLFFITLLQVAAFEEGDLAALQAFKSMISHDPQGILNSWNDSRHFCEWEGITCGRRHRRVTAVDLRSKALSGLLSPQIGNLSFLREINLMNNTIQGEIPLEFGRLRRLETLLLSDNSLVGKIPANLSYCSRLTVLVLGNNKLVGSIPFEFVSLYKLKQLALPMNNLTGGIPPFLGNLTSLEVVSLAGNPFGGNIPDSLGQLKELKTLGIGGNNLSGSIPPSIYNLSFLVIFSVSENQMHGSLPPSLGLYFPNLKLFQTNENFFSGSIPISLSNASKLEYVEIASNSFFGKLSVNFGGMKNLSYLILEYNNLGSGESDEMGFMNSLANCSKLQVLSLGGNQFRGALPHSIANLSSQLQILVLGTNQLYGSIPSGIGNLVNLYSLQTEENQFTGSIPKEMGKLLNLQGLDFGGNHFSGEIPSTLGNLSSLYEIFLGDNNLSGVIPSSLGNLERLAILEMFANELSGTIPGDIFNISSLSVSLDLAENHFVGSIPPRIGNLKALRCFDVSNNDLSGEIPSELGLCSSLEEIYLAENFFNGFIPSFFRTSRGIRKVDLSRNNFFGQIPIFLEALSLEYLNLSFNDFEGRLPTRGIFANASAISVGGCNRLCGGIHELQLPKCPEHESSSQKISQRLKILISTASAFLGLIMVSFFIFYWHKRRRGPSRQPSRLLTRKTLPRISYKSLLKVTDGFSSTHLIGVGSFGSVYKGVFDEDGTVVAIKVINLQRQGASQSFKAECKALKNIRHRNLVKVITSCSSIDFQGNDFKAIVYEYMPNGSLEKWLHPEAVAQRDEEIGIQKLTLLQRISIAIDVASALDYLHCHCQEPILHCDLKPSNILLDNDLSAHIGDFGLARFHQEVSNPTLNSSVGVRGTIGYAAPEYGLGSGVSTNGDVYSYGILLLEMVTTKKPTDVMFEGDLNLHRFARMALPDHVVDIVDPILLNDGEILAGTDNHRQRQTRINSRLACVNSMVRIGVACSMESPQDRMNITNVVHELQSVKNILLKHENVLNKQMDN; from the exons ATGAGTACCCGTTCTCTTTATTTTCCAtccatgtttctttttttcatcacATTGTTGCAAGTTGCAGCCTTTGAAGAGGGAGATCTTGCTGCCCTGCAGGCCTTTAAGTCAATGATTTCTCATGACCCTCAAGGGATCCTGAACTCATGGAATGATTCTCGCCATTTCTGCGAATGGGAGGGCATTACATGTGGTCGCAGGCACAGAAGAGTCACAGCCGTAGACCTGAGGTCAAAAGCCTTAAGTGGCTTACTGTCACCTCAAATTGGCAACCTCAGCTTCCTAAGAGAGATCAATCTTATGAATAACACTATCCAAGGTGAAATCCCTCTTGAATTTGGGCGTCTGCGCAGGTTAGAAACTCTGCTTCTCTCAGATAACTCCCTCGTCGGGAAAATTCCAGCCAACTTGTCTTATTGTTCCAGGCTCACAGTACTAGTCTTAGGAAACAACAAGCTAGTAGGAagtattccatttgagtttgTCTCTCTATACAAACTCAAACAACTAGCTTTACCCATGAATAATTTGACCGGAGGCATCCCACCTTTTCTCGGGAATCTAACATCCCTGGAAGTTGTGTCTCTAGCTGGGAATCCTTTTGGAGGAAATATTCCAGATTCATTAGGTCAATTGAAAGAGTTGAAAACTCTTGGAATTGGCGGAAACAACCTCTCCGGTTCAATCCCTCCTTCCATTTACAATCTTTCCTTCCTTGTCATTTTCTCGGTGTCTGAAAATCAAATGCATGGAAGTCTTCCACCAAGTTTAGGTCTTTATTTTCCTAATCTCAAACTCTTTCAAACCAACGAAAACTTCTTCAGCGGATCCATTCCAATATCACTATCCAATGCTTCCAAACTCGAATATGTTGAAATTGCGAGTAACAGTTTTTTCGGAAAACTTTCAGTCAATTTTGGAGGCATGAAAAATCTTTCATAcctaattttagaatataataatttaggaAGCGGGGAAAGTGATGAGATGGGGTTTATGAATTCTTTGGCCAACTGTAGCAAATTGCAAGTTCTCAGTTTAGGCGGAAATCAATTTAGAGGAGCATTACCACATTCAATCGCTAATCTATCAAGTCAACTTCAAATTTTGGTCCTTGGGACTAATCAGTTATATGGAAGCATCCCTTCAGGAATAGGTAACCTTGTTAACTTATATTCATTACAGACTGAGGAAAACCAATTTACAGGCTCAATTCCTAAAGAAATGGGTAAGCTTCTGAACTTACAGGGCTTGGATTTTGGTGGCAACCATTTTTCAGGGGAAATTCCTTCCACTCTAGGAAATCTGTCATCattatatgaaattttcttAGGCGATAACAATTTATCAGGAGTCATCCCTTCTAGTCTAGGAAATTTGGAACGATTGGCAATTTTAGAAATGTTCGCAAATGAACTCAGTGGAACTATCCCAGGAGACATTTTCAATATATCCTCTCTTTCAGTTTCACTGGATTTAGCCGAAAACCACTTCGTTGGATCTATACCTCCAAGGATCGGTAATCTGAAGGCTTTGAGGTGTTTTGATGTGTCTAATAATGACTTATCAGGTGAAATTCCAAGTGAACTTGGTCTTTGCTCTAGTCTTGAAGAGATTTATTTGGCAGAAAACTTCTTCAACGGATtcattccttcattttttagaACTTCAAGAGGTATTCGAAAGGTCGATCTTTCgcgaaataatttttttggtcaaattccAATATTCCTCGAGGCTCTTTCTTTGGAATATCTTAACTTATCCTTCAATGATTTTGAGGGGAGGCTACCAACAAGGGGAATTTTTGCAAATGCAAGTGCAATATCAGTTGGAGGTTGTAATAGACTTTGTGGGGGCATACATGAATTGCAATTACCCAAATGCCCCGAGCACGAATCAAGCAGTCAGAAGATTTCCCAAAGACTAAAGATACTAATCTCAACTGCAAGTGCCTTTTTAGGATTAATCATGgtgtcatttttcattttctattggCACAAAAGGAGGAGGGGACCTTCCCGGCAGCCTTCAAGACTATTGACAAGAAAAACACTACCAAGGATCTCTTACAAAAGCCTCCTCAAAGTAACTGATGGGTTTTCTTCAACACACTTAATTGGAGTGGGTAGCTTTGGCTCTGTGTATAAGGGAGTATTTGATGAAGATGGAACTGTTGTTGCAATCAAAGTGATTAACCTTCAACGCCAAGGAGCTTCTCAGAGTTTCAAGGCTGAATGCAAAGCCTTGAAAAATATCCGTCATAGAAATCTTGTCAAGGTCATAACTTCATGCTCAAGTATTGATTTTCAAGGTAATGACTTTAAAGCTATTGTTTATGAGTACATGCCAAATGGGAGTCTTGAAAAATGGTTGCATCCAGAAGCAGTTGCACAAAGAGATGAAGAAATTGGAATTCAGAAACTCACCCTTCTTCAGAGAATAAGCATTGCAATTGATGTGGCATCTGCACTAGACTATCTTCATTGCCACTGCCAAGAACCAATTCTCCATTGTGATCTGAAGCCAAGCAATATCCTTCTCGACAATGACTTGTCTGCTCACATTGGTGATTTCGGACTAGCTAGATTTCATCAAGAAGTCTCAAATCCAACTTTAAATAGCTCTGTTGGAGTAAGGGGAACAATTGGCTATGCAGCCCCAG AGTATGGCCTTGGAAGTGGGGTGTCAACAAATGGAGATGTTTATAGCTATGGAATATTGTTGTTGGAAATGGTGACAACAAAAAAACCCACGGATGTTATGTTTGAGGGAGACTTGAATCTTCATAGATTTGCAAGAATGGCCTTGCCTGATCATGTGGTGGACATTGTGGATCCAATACTTCTAAATGATGGTGAAATTTTGGCTGGTACTGATAACCATAGGCAAAGGCAAACAAGAATCAACAGCAGATTAGCCTGTGTCAATTCTATGGTCAGAATTGGAGTTGCTTGTTCAATGGAGTCACCACAAGATCGAATGAACATAACTAATGTTGTCCATGAGCTACAATCAGTCAAGAACATTCTCCTTAAACATGAAAATGTGCTCAACAAGCAAATGGATAACTAG